A portion of the Dissulfuribacter thermophilus genome contains these proteins:
- a CDS encoding CAP domain-containing protein, giving the protein MFKKNFFSGLIFFILFLFSSHVHAFDYGDPTPLEQLQLEVINRARLNPVAEALRFGIDLMEGVDPGAISTEPVQPLTMNAKLLMAARLHSLDMLEQNYFSHYDPFGVDPFQRIKDAGYTYVAAGENIALRASTGILDPDQTALLIHQDLFVDKDYPQRGHRVNILNPTFKEIGVGIEQGLFSQKDVSYPYSMMVTCDFATSSDTRPFILGVVYEDTDNDGFYDPWEGIQGVEITVLETGETHTTKSAGGYGFPVFPGSYTLKFAIDGLGSIEKTVSVGTQNVKLDIITNDITPKEACNLSLTVSTNHIRPGTWFSTFFKACESKDNYVAIILPDRSFYSLTEKNTLSQPNKLEKFTDHSKELLNIFWPGDDNLEASEELILGAIAVEPGKDPFNPDNWLDFELVNLIVTY; this is encoded by the coding sequence ATGTTCAAAAAGAATTTTTTCTCTGGATTGATCTTTTTCATTCTTTTCTTATTCTCATCTCATGTCCATGCATTTGACTATGGTGACCCTACTCCTTTAGAACAACTCCAACTAGAGGTAATCAATAGGGCCAGATTGAATCCTGTAGCCGAGGCCCTAAGGTTTGGAATCGATCTCATGGAGGGAGTGGATCCAGGGGCAATAAGCACAGAACCAGTTCAGCCACTTACTATGAATGCCAAGCTACTTATGGCGGCAAGACTACACAGCTTGGATATGTTAGAACAGAATTATTTTAGCCACTATGATCCTTTTGGCGTTGATCCTTTTCAACGGATAAAGGACGCCGGATATACTTACGTGGCTGCAGGGGAAAACATTGCCCTTCGAGCCAGTACAGGAATTCTTGATCCAGACCAGACGGCTCTATTGATACATCAAGATCTATTTGTAGACAAAGACTATCCCCAAAGGGGACACAGGGTAAATATACTTAATCCTACCTTTAAAGAGATAGGTGTAGGGATAGAACAAGGCCTTTTTAGCCAAAAAGACGTAAGCTACCCATACTCAATGATGGTTACATGTGATTTTGCTACTTCATCTGACACCCGCCCATTCATCTTAGGCGTTGTATACGAAGATACTGATAATGACGGATTTTATGACCCGTGGGAGGGCATACAGGGGGTCGAGATTACAGTCCTTGAGACCGGCGAGACCCATACGACAAAAAGCGCTGGTGGCTATGGATTCCCAGTGTTTCCCGGTAGCTATACCCTAAAATTTGCAATTGACGGATTGGGCTCAATAGAAAAGACAGTTTCAGTAGGGACACAAAATGTAAAGCTAGACATAATCACCAACGATATAACTCCAAAAGAGGCATGTAATTTATCCCTCACCGTAAGCACCAATCATATTAGACCTGGAACCTGGTTCTCAACATTTTTTAAGGCCTGTGAGTCAAAAGACAACTATGTAGCAATCATCTTGCCTGACAGATCATTTTACTCCTTAACAGAAAAAAATACCTTAAGCCAACCCAATAAATTAGAAAAGTTTACCGATCATTCAAAAGAATTGCTAAATATTTTTTGGCCAGGAGACGATAATCTAGAAGCAAGTGAAGAATTAATATTAGGCGCTATAGCTGTTGAGCCTGGAAAGGACCCCTTTAATCCTGACAATTGGCTAGATTTTGAGTTGGTCAACTTAATAGTAACTTATTAG
- a CDS encoding S41 family peptidase produces the protein MKVFPQGSIKVILTTLFFLCLFIGFGLYQVNDISSAKEDDDLYKELKMFASVLDIVQRNYVEEVPTQKLIYGAIDGMLQSLDPHSSFMKPEEFKELQIETKGSFSGIGIEITIRDGVLTVVSPIEGTPAYKAGLKANDKIVKINGKTTKNMSLMEAVKLLRGKKGTKVTISIFREGWHNLKDFTIIRDVIPIKSVRYQIIDKGYGYVRIRNFQKKTVGELREALHKMEKEKGGLKGLIIDLRNNPGGLLEQAVKVSDEFIDKGLIVYTKGRLKSQEMKFEAHPDHGAHAYPIVVLVNQGSASASEIVAGALQDHKRAIIVGEPTFGKGSVQTVIPLDDGAALRLTTALYYTPSGRSIQAKGIIPDIEVPFIPDENLEKKKIPQDHFIKEKDLEGHLPNNTDLEASEKNDAENKQADSVKNDEQPSNKKPKNGFKMDNQIREGLRILKAWNIFAKSCVPGLQTWKK, from the coding sequence ATGAAAGTATTTCCCCAAGGAAGTATTAAGGTGATCCTGACAACCCTTTTCTTTTTATGCCTTTTTATTGGCTTTGGCCTCTATCAAGTGAATGATATTTCTTCTGCTAAAGAAGATGACGATCTTTATAAAGAACTCAAGATGTTTGCCAGTGTTCTGGACATAGTACAGAGAAATTATGTAGAAGAAGTGCCGACACAAAAGCTAATCTATGGGGCCATTGACGGAATGCTCCAATCTCTCGATCCCCATTCCTCATTCATGAAACCAGAAGAGTTCAAAGAACTTCAAATAGAGACCAAAGGAAGTTTCTCTGGTATTGGAATCGAAATAACCATCAGAGATGGAGTCCTCACTGTGGTCTCTCCAATTGAAGGGACTCCTGCTTACAAGGCTGGGCTAAAGGCCAATGACAAAATTGTTAAAATCAATGGAAAGACCACCAAAAATATGAGCCTCATGGAGGCAGTAAAACTTTTGAGAGGTAAAAAAGGTACCAAGGTTACCATTTCTATCTTCAGAGAAGGCTGGCATAACCTTAAAGACTTTACGATAATAAGAGATGTTATCCCAATAAAAAGTGTAAGATATCAGATAATTGATAAAGGATATGGATATGTAAGGATAAGAAACTTCCAGAAAAAGACCGTGGGAGAATTAAGAGAGGCCCTCCATAAAATGGAAAAGGAAAAAGGTGGGCTCAAAGGACTCATCATCGATCTTAGAAACAATCCAGGAGGACTCCTTGAACAGGCAGTCAAGGTATCCGACGAATTCATTGACAAGGGACTTATAGTTTATACCAAAGGTAGACTCAAAAGCCAGGAAATGAAATTTGAGGCCCATCCTGACCATGGAGCACATGCCTATCCCATCGTAGTATTGGTCAATCAAGGCAGTGCCAGCGCCTCTGAAATCGTTGCCGGTGCCCTTCAAGACCATAAGCGCGCGATAATAGTTGGCGAGCCTACCTTTGGAAAAGGCTCTGTTCAGACTGTCATACCATTAGACGATGGAGCAGCACTCAGGCTCACGACAGCACTCTATTATACTCCCAGTGGCCGTTCTATACAGGCCAAAGGCATTATTCCCGATATCGAGGTACCATTTATACCAGATGAAAATCTGGAAAAGAAAAAGATTCCACAGGATCATTTTATCAAGGAAAAAGACCTTGAAGGCCATCTGCCAAATAATACCGATCTAGAGGCTTCAGAGAAAAATGATGCTGAGAATAAACAGGCTGACTCCGTGAAAAATGACGAGCAACCAAGTAACAAAAAGCCGAAGAACGGCTTCAAGATGGACAACCAAATACGTGAAGGACTTCGAATACTTAAGGCCTGGAATATATTTGCCAAAAGTTGCGTACCCGGTCTCCAAACTTGGAAAAAGTGA
- the ftsE gene encoding cell division ATP-binding protein FtsE yields MIAIKGVSKRYPNDVVALENISFSLEKGEFCFLTGPSGSGKSTLLRLLYCAERPTSGDIFIDGVNVKTIKQTYIPILRRRIGVVFQDFKLLQDRTVFENVALALEVIGFNRDQIALRVNKVLENLGLGGKGKRYPQELSGGEQQRVAIARAIVNRPPIILADEPTGNLDPQRTMEVLDIMDELNARGTTILFATHDERLFEGTMRRVVRLQDGRLEVEYS; encoded by the coding sequence ATTATTGCTATAAAAGGCGTGAGCAAACGCTATCCCAATGATGTAGTTGCGTTGGAGAACATATCTTTTTCTCTTGAAAAAGGGGAATTCTGTTTTTTAACGGGTCCCAGTGGTTCGGGCAAAAGCACCCTATTGAGACTCCTTTATTGTGCGGAACGACCAACAAGCGGCGACATCTTTATAGACGGAGTCAATGTCAAGACAATTAAGCAGACTTATATCCCAATACTCAGAAGAAGGATAGGGGTAGTTTTTCAAGATTTCAAATTGCTACAGGATAGAACTGTTTTCGAAAACGTTGCACTGGCACTAGAGGTAATTGGTTTCAATAGGGATCAAATAGCCTTACGGGTCAACAAAGTCCTTGAAAACCTCGGCCTTGGAGGCAAAGGGAAACGTTATCCTCAGGAGCTGTCAGGTGGGGAACAGCAACGAGTAGCCATTGCCAGAGCAATAGTAAACAGACCTCCAATCATTTTAGCAGATGAGCCAACTGGGAATCTCGACCCCCAAAGAACTATGGAAGTACTCGATATCATGGATGAATTAAATGCCAGGGGAACCACTATATTGTTTGCAACTCATGATGAAAGGCTCTTTGAAGGAACCATGCGAAGAGTTGTAAGATTGCAGGACGGTAGATTGGAGGTGGAATATTCGTGA
- a CDS encoding murein hydrolase activator EnvC family protein yields the protein MNKEIRVHWNALQEKKKQISEIEQKIKRTHSEIEKMNEALNRQKAFIQRRLKSLWEFGPLGTLNVIFSSHSLGELYSNQQYLVYVIENDQQIRKKYIMELKALRKKKLGLEKEKDNLIKLTQEIQNEVIELEEARETKRTFLEDLESQEKGYRNLIASLQETEKGITTLVQKLKSNKKVVKEPQSRFEENIGKLTPPIFEALRVLTPKLHPMVPRNGVVFEAPLGTPVRTIFDGVVKFVGRVKGYETVIIIDHGGGYMSLTGYLNQAFVHVRQRLLEGDTIGIAGTGGFIESGAYLEIRKNGEPIDPLRYIDLKGIPIE from the coding sequence TTGAACAAAGAGATTCGAGTACACTGGAATGCACTCCAGGAAAAGAAAAAACAAATATCAGAGATCGAACAAAAGATTAAAAGGACCCATTCAGAAATAGAAAAAATGAATGAGGCCTTAAATAGACAAAAGGCCTTTATACAGAGAAGACTTAAATCATTATGGGAGTTTGGTCCCCTCGGTACCCTCAATGTGATCTTCTCATCGCATTCTTTAGGAGAGCTATATTCTAACCAACAATATTTAGTATATGTCATTGAAAATGATCAACAAATTAGAAAAAAATATATAATGGAACTCAAGGCACTCCGGAAAAAAAAGCTTGGCCTTGAAAAGGAAAAAGACAATCTCATTAAATTGACCCAAGAGATCCAGAACGAAGTCATAGAACTTGAAGAAGCTAGGGAGACTAAAAGAACATTTCTAGAAGATCTAGAATCCCAGGAAAAAGGTTATAGAAATTTAATTGCCTCGTTACAGGAAACGGAAAAGGGCATCACCACCCTAGTACAAAAACTCAAAAGCAATAAAAAAGTTGTTAAAGAGCCTCAGTCACGCTTTGAGGAAAATATAGGAAAGCTTACCCCTCCAATTTTTGAGGCATTGAGAGTGCTTACACCAAAGCTTCATCCCATGGTACCTAGAAATGGAGTTGTGTTTGAAGCCCCACTTGGCACTCCAGTCCGTACAATCTTCGATGGCGTAGTCAAATTCGTTGGAAGGGTAAAGGGATACGAAACAGTAATAATCATTGACCATGGTGGTGGATATATGAGCCTCACCGGTTATCTCAACCAGGCCTTTGTTCATGTCCGTCAAAGACTCTTAGAGGGAGACACCATAGGCATTGCAGGTACCGGTGGCTTTATAGAGTCAGGGGCCTATTTGGAAATCAGGAAAAATGGAGAACCAATCGATCCATTAAGGTATATAGATTTGAAAGGCATTCCTATAGAATGA
- a CDS encoding cell division protein FtsX produces the protein MNLHTLFRRAFSDIRQHLTIYCLTTIVVTLTILICIFFSLIYFNLHSFVSRFGSELGIVVYLKKDIKEGRIPEIYRELLSIKGVEEVVYISSEEAFKRLESYLGDERQVLEGVEANFLPPSFEVKVKKAIFRPGSLSAISNKIKQIPEVSKVQYGKEWVQRLEAFTNVARNVVIGTGLLLLFSAAFVVSITIKLNVYSRQEELEIMRLVGATNGFIEGPFLIEAMLQGLLGSSIAIGVVYVTTKNLSARLVGSPLLNSIELVFLPKEMIVAVIGLSILLCCLGTHFSMRKILKT, from the coding sequence GTGAATCTTCACACACTTTTTAGGAGAGCATTCTCCGATATACGTCAACATTTGACTATCTATTGCCTGACTACCATTGTAGTTACCCTGACTATACTCATATGCATCTTCTTTTCTTTGATCTATTTTAATCTACACTCATTTGTCTCAAGATTTGGTTCAGAATTGGGAATCGTTGTCTATCTTAAAAAGGACATTAAAGAAGGTCGAATTCCAGAGATATACAGGGAACTTCTCTCAATAAAGGGTGTAGAAGAGGTAGTATATATATCTTCAGAAGAGGCATTTAAACGCCTAGAATCCTATCTGGGTGATGAAAGGCAGGTACTTGAGGGCGTAGAAGCCAATTTCCTGCCTCCTTCATTTGAAGTCAAGGTCAAAAAAGCGATCTTTCGTCCTGGCAGCCTTTCGGCCATTTCAAATAAAATCAAGCAGATTCCCGAGGTATCAAAGGTACAATATGGTAAAGAATGGGTGCAACGACTAGAGGCATTTACCAATGTAGCTAGAAATGTGGTGATAGGGACTGGCCTATTACTACTTTTTTCTGCCGCCTTTGTAGTATCTATTACCATAAAGCTAAATGTATATTCCAGGCAGGAAGAGCTTGAAATTATGAGGCTTGTAGGGGCGACCAATGGATTTATTGAAGGCCCTTTTTTAATAGAGGCCATGCTCCAGGGGCTGCTTGGCTCAAGTATTGCCATAGGGGTAGTCTATGTAACCACTAAGAATCTCAGTGCAAGACTCGTGGGTAGCCCTTTGTTAAATAGCATTGAGTTAGTCTTTCTGCCAAAGGAGATGATCGTGGCCGTAATAGGCCTCAGTATTTTATTGTGTTGCCTTGGAACGCACTTTTCAATGAGAAAAATCCTGAAGACATGA
- a CDS encoding ABC transporter substrate-binding protein — protein sequence MSSSQIDVHSSKTVVIIRYKIEPNNFASVVEGLKQSLKKRGYVEGKNITYIDVLTSTADQSSIPQVMEAVKKYSSKTDLFVTCGWVSMFARILLKDTGIPQFYCPTLKSVALKMMPSVNSPPGTNLSGVYLMYPPEKILRISRLILPNAKHYAYVFDSRIPADMIFKKAYERLRPEERHDFEILFFDLANGIDSVIRKLQTNHIEAFGGIVGAFKNRKALSSLRIPIITALTLDIEQTEIADYLKGDNIIAGLFNPFSYCGKQAGEMAADIFDGKTSIENTIPRPALQIAFVNLRAARRLGIYIPYRALEAVDMVVK from the coding sequence ATGAGCAGTTCCCAAATAGACGTTCACTCCTCTAAGACGGTTGTCATCATTCGCTATAAGATTGAGCCAAATAACTTTGCCAGTGTCGTTGAGGGATTGAAGCAGAGTTTAAAAAAAAGAGGCTATGTCGAAGGTAAAAACATCACCTATATAGACGTGCTGACATCAACCGCTGACCAAAGTTCCATTCCTCAGGTCATGGAAGCTGTAAAAAAATATTCCTCAAAGACGGATCTCTTTGTTACCTGTGGTTGGGTATCCATGTTTGCTAGGATCCTTTTAAAAGATACTGGAATTCCACAATTTTATTGTCCCACTCTAAAATCAGTGGCTTTAAAAATGATGCCAAGTGTCAATAGCCCTCCTGGGACAAACCTGAGTGGAGTCTACCTCATGTATCCTCCAGAGAAAATTTTGAGGATCTCTAGGCTCATACTTCCAAATGCAAAGCACTATGCATATGTATTTGATTCGAGAATACCTGCTGACATGATCTTTAAAAAGGCGTATGAGAGATTGAGACCCGAAGAAAGACATGACTTTGAGATCTTATTCTTTGACCTAGCCAATGGAATCGACTCTGTAATCAGAAAATTACAAACCAACCACATAGAAGCCTTCGGAGGAATCGTCGGGGCTTTTAAAAATAGAAAGGCATTAAGTAGTCTTAGGATCCCAATTATTACCGCATTAACTCTGGATATAGAACAAACGGAAATCGCAGACTATCTGAAGGGAGACAATATCATAGCAGGTCTATTTAATCCCTTTAGTTATTGCGGAAAACAGGCAGGAGAAATGGCTGCAGACATCTTCGATGGTAAAACCAGCATTGAAAATACCATACCCAGACCTGCCCTCCAGATAGCATTCGTAAACTTAAGGGCGGCAAGGAGGCTTGGGATTTACATTCCATATAGGGCGCTTGAAGCAGTGGATATGGTGGTAAAATAG
- a CDS encoding leucyl aminopeptidase family protein: MANPIFEIIDAYQPVNGDLLIFPFLNKDTPLFDEGTVGTIPVPIDPPTEPGGSKTIYVGPLKGEKCVVRTVRIDKKFIPLSEALKQKVADHLKIAQDEGLNRIIIVLKSSESIDLVKSCMEGTILGGYKFDRYLSEKKDPVTVNCLYDGKLNKTEREEIALYQKLYTWVNTARDMLNEPPSVINPVSLAQRFQELGKQAGLKVTVWDEKKIKKEKMGALLAVGQGSSSPPRLVIGEHKVRSAKGHLILVGKGVTFDTGGYCLKPADAQIGMKYDMAGAAACFCAACAISQAKLPINVTVITPLCENAISSTAYKTTDIIVTRSGKSVQVDNTDAEGRLILADALDLASEKRPDWLVDVATLTGACVVALGEDIAGIMGQSRELLDLIREIGNSEGELFWELPLHLPYSEQLKTESADIKNIGSRWGGSITGALFLKEFVPDDIPWVHADIAGPAVKEEPLGHLGKGAKGFGVKTLFSLARRLSGKK, from the coding sequence ATGGCCAATCCTATATTCGAAATCATAGATGCCTATCAGCCTGTAAATGGCGATCTATTGATATTTCCATTTTTAAATAAAGATACCCCTCTTTTTGATGAGGGAACTGTAGGTACCATTCCGGTTCCCATTGATCCCCCAACAGAGCCAGGTGGCAGTAAAACCATCTATGTAGGGCCACTAAAGGGGGAAAAGTGTGTGGTAAGGACTGTTCGAATCGACAAAAAATTTATTCCTCTCTCAGAGGCACTTAAACAAAAAGTGGCAGACCATCTCAAAATTGCACAAGATGAAGGGCTTAATCGCATAATAATAGTATTGAAATCAAGTGAAAGTATCGATCTTGTAAAGTCTTGTATGGAAGGAACAATCCTTGGGGGCTACAAATTCGACAGGTATCTGTCAGAAAAAAAGGATCCTGTCACAGTAAATTGTCTTTATGATGGAAAATTAAACAAGACCGAAAGGGAAGAAATCGCTCTCTATCAAAAACTTTATACATGGGTAAATACCGCTAGAGACATGCTAAATGAACCACCTTCGGTAATAAACCCAGTGTCTCTAGCACAGCGATTTCAAGAACTTGGCAAGCAGGCAGGGCTTAAAGTTACAGTATGGGACGAAAAGAAGATAAAAAAGGAAAAGATGGGGGCCTTACTTGCTGTAGGCCAGGGTAGTAGTTCCCCGCCTAGGCTCGTAATAGGAGAGCACAAGGTGCGTTCTGCAAAAGGACACCTAATACTTGTGGGCAAGGGAGTCACCTTTGATACAGGTGGCTATTGCCTCAAGCCAGCAGATGCCCAGATCGGTATGAAGTACGACATGGCAGGAGCAGCTGCATGTTTCTGTGCTGCCTGCGCAATATCTCAGGCAAAACTCCCTATAAATGTCACGGTAATTACACCACTTTGCGAAAATGCCATATCGTCTACTGCATATAAGACAACTGACATAATAGTGACAAGGAGTGGGAAATCCGTACAGGTGGACAATACTGATGCCGAAGGCAGGCTCATCTTAGCCGATGCTCTAGACCTCGCTTCTGAAAAAAGGCCTGATTGGCTCGTAGACGTTGCCACCCTTACAGGAGCGTGCGTTGTAGCCCTAGGCGAAGATATTGCTGGCATTATGGGACAGAGCCGAGAACTCTTGGACCTCATTAGAGAAATAGGTAATTCAGAAGGGGAACTCTTTTGGGAGCTTCCACTCCATCTCCCCTATTCAGAACAACTTAAAACAGAATCTGCAGATATAAAAAACATTGGTAGCCGTTGGGGAGGCTCGATTACAGGAGCCCTCTTTTTGAAGGAGTTCGTACCAGATGATATACCCTGGGTACACGCGGATATTGCTGGACCAGCGGTGAAAGAGGAACCTTTGGGACACCTTGGGAAAGGTGCAAAGGGCTTTGGAGTAAAGACTTTGTTTTCACTTGCAAGGAGGCTTTCTGGGAAAAAATAA
- the panB gene encoding 3-methyl-2-oxobutanoate hydroxymethyltransferase: protein MNIAAIRKRKNSSEKIIMLTCYDYSTALLLDSLGVDLLLVGDSLGMVMLGYDSTVPVTMEEMLHHCKAVSRGAKNSLVVGDMPFLSYQISNEEAIKNAGRFLKEAGCDAVKLEGGIEVADKISAMVKAGIPVMGHVGLTPQTASSLGGYKVQGKDLDSAKKLLLDAKAVEEAGAFSVVLECVPAPLAALITEKISIPTIGIGAGPECDGQVLVTHDLLGMFEKFTPSFVKKYANLAPIIKDAINNFIEDVKNDNFPDDDHSFSGNSEVIEKLKWGK, encoded by the coding sequence ATGAATATTGCCGCTATACGAAAAAGAAAAAACTCTTCAGAAAAGATCATAATGCTAACCTGTTATGACTATTCCACCGCTCTACTCTTAGACTCTCTAGGGGTAGATTTACTACTTGTGGGAGATTCCCTTGGAATGGTCATGCTTGGTTATGACTCAACAGTGCCTGTTACCATGGAAGAGATGCTTCACCATTGCAAGGCAGTCTCAAGAGGTGCCAAAAATTCCCTTGTGGTAGGGGATATGCCGTTTTTATCGTATCAAATATCCAATGAAGAGGCCATTAAAAACGCCGGTAGGTTCTTAAAAGAAGCAGGCTGTGACGCAGTTAAGCTAGAAGGAGGGATTGAAGTAGCCGACAAGATTTCTGCCATGGTAAAGGCAGGTATTCCCGTAATGGGTCATGTTGGACTCACGCCTCAAACTGCATCATCTCTTGGCGGTTACAAGGTACAGGGAAAAGACCTTGATTCTGCAAAAAAACTCCTATTGGATGCCAAGGCAGTGGAAGAAGCAGGTGCCTTTTCAGTGGTTTTGGAGTGTGTGCCCGCTCCCCTTGCAGCACTTATTACTGAAAAGATAAGTATTCCCACAATTGGAATAGGAGCTGGTCCTGAATGTGATGGACAGGTGCTCGTTACCCACGATCTTTTAGGGATGTTTGAAAAGTTTACCCCATCTTTCGTAAAAAAGTATGCAAACCTTGCTCCAATAATTAAGGATGCTATCAACAACTTTATTGAGGACGTAAAAAATGACAACTTTCCAGATGACGATCATAGCTTTAGTGGCAACTCTGAAGTCATTGAAAAATTGAAATGGGGTAAATAA
- a CDS encoding ATP-binding protein: MKFKDLKGIKLKSLQLFFGIAICLLITTISVPLFFSGTLLMESIILDFGEKLLNANLHQLLEHVDRRYKTLERIGLEDSLAHQREIKEISLKEFSKFNFGESGGVFVIEDNGSITLPGPLKSIGPNEFQILFKQLQHNKKGFIEYHAGRTNFCSVFTYYPKWKSYIGISIKRAELFKSKYKYIFINTLTLMMALCIAFLFILKIEETILRPILSMAKYADEVSKGNYSYKLSGTFKYELQRLKDNFIRMVCKLKDKIEESQTQLKIIQDREIQLKSALNALEREKERLAITLKSIGDGVITTDIIGRIDIMNDVAERLTGWQWKDAYGMPLKDVFNIVNEKTGEPVVDPVSKVIDRGKVVSLTNHTVLISKDGTKRLISASAAPIKDHEGSIIGVALVFRDITEKRRIEEEFLKIEKLKSVGVLAGGIAHDFNNILTAILGNISLLGLSEDLDERKRKIIEQAEKACLRARDLTQQLLTFAKGGSPVKKTLRLHEVVKESAEFSLRGSGVALDFEANEDLWLTDVDPGQFSQVIQNIVINAKEAMNNSGRIRIILENIASYAPTGSVKPKDWVSISIEDTGPGIPEDIKNQIFEPYFTTKDQGSGLGLAICHSIVSKHDGFIEVESRDGKGTIFRILLPKSFEETASPGTREEKELARIKRGKILLVDDDEMIRYVAKDMIEYLGHHVEVAETCEEAINKYKISLEQDSLFDCVIIDLTLPGEIGGLKIKDEILKLNSNAKLIVSSGYASNPIMSQHKKYGFFAVLTKPYRLTDLDNVIRAAIS, encoded by the coding sequence ATGAAATTCAAAGATCTTAAAGGCATCAAACTAAAGTCACTCCAACTTTTTTTTGGGATCGCCATTTGTCTTTTAATCACTACAATTTCCGTTCCCCTCTTCTTCTCCGGGACTTTATTGATGGAGAGTATCATCCTTGATTTCGGAGAAAAGCTGCTCAATGCCAACCTACACCAACTGCTAGAACATGTTGACAGACGCTATAAGACTCTCGAAAGAATTGGCTTGGAAGACAGTCTTGCACACCAAAGGGAGATCAAAGAAATATCTCTCAAGGAGTTTTCCAAATTTAATTTTGGAGAGTCAGGAGGTGTTTTTGTAATAGAAGATAACGGCTCAATTACCCTTCCAGGCCCATTAAAATCAATTGGTCCCAACGAATTTCAGATCCTGTTTAAACAGCTCCAACACAATAAAAAAGGATTTATAGAATACCATGCTGGGAGAACGAATTTTTGTTCTGTATTTACCTACTATCCCAAATGGAAGAGCTATATCGGTATATCAATCAAAAGAGCTGAACTTTTCAAGTCAAAATATAAGTACATTTTCATAAATACCTTAACTCTAATGATGGCCCTTTGTATCGCCTTTTTGTTCATACTCAAGATTGAGGAGACAATATTGAGACCAATCCTTTCAATGGCAAAATATGCTGACGAAGTATCTAAGGGCAATTATTCTTACAAACTATCAGGCACCTTCAAATATGAACTTCAAAGACTGAAAGATAATTTCATACGAATGGTCTGCAAGTTAAAGGACAAGATCGAGGAATCCCAAACTCAGTTAAAAATTATACAAGACAGGGAAATTCAACTAAAGAGTGCTTTAAATGCATTAGAAAGAGAAAAAGAACGACTTGCCATCACCCTCAAAAGCATTGGAGATGGAGTTATTACTACAGATATCATTGGCAGAATAGATATTATGAATGACGTGGCTGAGAGACTCACGGGATGGCAGTGGAAAGATGCATACGGAATGCCTCTCAAGGATGTTTTTAACATTGTCAATGAAAAGACAGGTGAACCAGTAGTAGATCCGGTCAGTAAAGTTATAGATAGAGGCAAGGTCGTTAGCTTGACAAATCACACTGTCCTTATTTCGAAGGATGGGACCAAACGCCTAATTTCTGCAAGTGCTGCCCCAATAAAGGATCATGAGGGCAGCATCATAGGGGTAGCCTTAGTGTTCAGAGACATAACAGAAAAAAGACGCATAGAAGAAGAATTTCTAAAAATAGAAAAACTCAAATCAGTAGGCGTACTTGCCGGTGGTATTGCCCACGACTTCAACAACATCCTCACGGCCATTTTAGGCAATATCAGCCTACTGGGCCTATCAGAGGATTTGGACGAAAGAAAACGAAAGATAATTGAGCAGGCTGAAAAGGCATGTTTGAGGGCCAGAGACCTTACACAGCAGCTTCTTACCTTTGCTAAAGGCGGTAGCCCAGTAAAAAAGACACTTAGGCTCCATGAAGTTGTAAAAGAATCAGCAGAATTCTCACTTAGGGGTAGTGGAGTGGCCCTTGATTTTGAGGCGAATGAAGATCTCTGGCTGACTGATGTAGATCCAGGTCAATTTAGTCAAGTCATTCAAAATATTGTCATTAATGCCAAAGAAGCTATGAATAACAGTGGGAGAATAAGAATCATACTGGAAAATATTGCCTCCTATGCCCCTACTGGTTCTGTTAAGCCAAAAGATTGGGTGTCTATCAGCATTGAAGATACAGGTCCTGGGATACCGGAAGACATTAAAAATCAAATATTTGAACCCTATTTTACTACAAAAGACCAGGGGAGCGGGCTCGGACTCGCTATTTGCCATTCTATAGTCAGTAAGCACGATGGTTTTATTGAAGTTGAAAGTAGGGATGGAAAAGGTACAATCTTTAGAATTCTCCTTCCAAAGTCTTTTGAAGAGACAGCCTCCCCTGGCACCAGAGAAGAAAAGGAGCTTGCCAGAATTAAGAGGGGAAAGATTCTCTTGGTTGACGATGATGAGATGATTCGATACGTAGCAAAGGATATGATTGAATACCTTGGACATCATGTGGAAGTTGCTGAAACTTGTGAGGAGGCCATTAATAAATACAAAATAAGCTTGGAACAAGACAGCCTATTTGATTGTGTTATCATAGACCTTACCTTGCCAGGAGAGATCGGAGGGCTGAAAATAAAGGATGAAATTCTCAAGCTGAATAGTAACGCAAAATTGATAGTCTCCAGTGGCTATGCAAGTAACCCCATTATGTCTCAACATAAGAAGTATGGATTTTTTGCAGTGTTGACCAAACCCTATAGACTAACTGATCTAGACAATGTAATAAGGGCTGCAATTAGCTAA